The Candidatus Desulfovibrio trichonymphae region TGTGTGGAATACATTCCGGACGCGCTCTGTGTGGAGTCAAAGAGCTTCAAGCTCTATATGTTCGCGTTCCGCAACCATCAGTCCTTTATGGAAACCATAACCAACACCGTGCTGGACGATCTGCGGGTGGCGATTGCTCCCCGCTGGTGCCGCGTCAAGGGATTTTTCGCGCCTCGCGGCGGTACGCGCATCCATGTTTTTGCTGAAGATTTCAAACAGATGTCCATGGAACAGGATGCCTGTGTGCGGGAAGCCGCTCGGGCATGGAAGACGGAACCGTGTCCACATACCGTG contains the following coding sequences:
- the queF gene encoding preQ(1) synthase, with the protein product MASRSQDQTQNLRVLGTGRLSPAKNGPGAYLLESFGNCYPARMYVISIVFPEFTSLCPVTGQPDTGVICVEYIPDALCVESKSFKLYMFAFRNHQSFMETITNTVLDDLRVAIAPRWCRVKGFFAPRGGTRIHVFAEDFKQMSMEQDACVREAARAWKTEPCPHTVQPYAVV